The Spirosoma oryzicola region CCAATGCGCCTTCTGACGCTGCTATCGTGCGCGTAAAAGGTTCTGACAAATCCATTGTTATTACGGTTGACTGCAACAGTCGCTACGTCAATGCCAACCCGCGCAAGGGAGCAATGATCGCCGTTGCCGAAGCCGCCCGGAACATTGTTTGTTCGGGTGGTGAGCCGCTGGCCGTTACCAACAACCTGAACTTTGGTAATCCTTACGTGCCGGAGGTTTACTGGCAGTTTGTGGAAGCCGTACAGGGAATGGGTGAAGCCTGCCGCCGGTTCAGTACGCCCGTGACCGGTGGTAACGTTAGCTTCTACAACCAAAGCTCTGATGACGGTCCGGTCTTTCCGACACCAACCATCGGCATGCTGGGCCTGATGGAAGATCCGACGCACCAGATGACACTCGATTTCAAGAATGAAGGTGATTTGATTTTCCTGGTGGGTCCCATAACCGATGATATTGCTTCGTCGGAGTACCTGTACTCATACCGGGGTATCAAAGCGTCTCCGGCACCAAGTTTCGATTTCGAAACCGAATGGCGTGTTCAGGAGTCGATCAAAACCATGATCCGCAACGGCTGGATTCAGTCGGCGCACGATATTTCGGACGGTGGCCTGTTCGTTACGCTGGCTGAGTCGGCAATGGCGGGAGGTAAAGGATTCCAGATTGAGACCGATGATCGCTATCGGTTGGACGCGTTCCTGTTTGGCGAAAGCCAGAGCCGGGTCGTAGTTTCCGTTTCGCCCGACAAGCAGCATCTGGTCGCCAATTATCTGGAAGATACGATCCTTCCTTTCCGGTACCTGGGTAAAGTGACGGCGGGCGGTTTTGACGTCGACGACGTGGCCGTTGCCGACTTCGCCGACGCAAAAGCTCTTTATGATAACGCACTGGGCAAGATCATGGGCAACTAACTCCGTATAGCCATGAATAAAGCTTATTTTGAAGCGTACCTAGAACGCCAGAAAGCCGCTTACGATGCCATTCCAATCGATCAGGTTGAACGAATCATCAACCTGATCAAAACGTGTTGGGAAGAAGATCGGCAGCTTTTTGCCTTTGGCAACGGGGGAAGCGCGTCAAACGTATCGCATTTTATCACCGATCTCGGCAAAAGTGCGTCTGACTGCATGGGCAAGCGTTTTCGCTGTCATTCCCTGAACGAAAGTATTTCGTGGATAACAGCCTTAGGAAATGATTATGCCTACGAAGATGTGTACGTGCAGCAACTGCATAACTACGCTCAACCCGGTGATCTGGTGCTAACGCTGAGCGTTAGCGGTAATTCCCCCAATGTGGTCAAAGCTGTCCACTGGGCCAAGGAACATGGGCTGAAAACGGTAGCGTTAGTCGGTGGTAAAGGTGGCCGTTTGGCTGCTATCGCGGACGAAGTGATTATCGTTCAGGATGAGCATTACGGTCGTGTCGAAGATGCGCAGATGACTATTTGTCACATGCTTTGCTACGGCTTTATTGATACAGTGTAGAAAAGAAGTAAGTAGAGACGTAAAATACGTCTCTACTTATCATGAATAGCGGTCATTCCGCCAGGGGTAAGCGGTATTGGAATAGCCGCGTTCTTCCCAGAACCCTAGCTGGTTCTTTGTCAGAAACTCAATTCGCTTAATCCACTTCGACCCTTTCCAGGCGTAAAGCTGCGGAGTAATCATGCGCAATGGTCCACCGTGTTCACGAGCGAGTGGCTGACCGTCGGCGGTATGAACGAGCAATACGTCGAGCTTCAAGGCTTCTTCCAGCGATAGATTTGTCGAGTAACCGTCGTATCCATAGCACATTACGTGCGTCGCCGTTTCTTTGGGTTCGGCCAGAGCTGCCAAATCCATGAACCGAACGCCTACCCAGGGTACGTTCAGCCGTGACCAGGTTGTCACGCAATGAAAATCACTCGTATCCTCAACCTGTGGTAAAGCCATCAGATCGTCCCACTTGAGCCGAACGGGGTTGTTTACCTCACCGTCGATGTTTAGCTGCCATTTGTCGAGCGGGATGTTTGGCTGGTAACCAAGATCCAGAACCGGCCATTTAGCCGTTACCGTTTGCCCAATCGGTACGGTAGGCATTCCATGTCGATTTAGCGGGCCGGTGCCACGGGGCGTCTCATCGATCATCGATGGCGTCTGGGCGATTTTCTCCTCAAACCGTCGTTTCAGCTTCATCCGGGCTTCAACGATCCGGTCAAGTTTATCCGTCTGTTCGGATGGTGTGTTCGTGTCCATACGTTTACTGTTTCCTATACAACTACAAACGACAGGGGTAGTTTAAGCGACCCGAACGTAACTTC contains the following coding sequences:
- a CDS encoding D-sedoheptulose-7-phosphate isomerase — encoded protein: MNKAYFEAYLERQKAAYDAIPIDQVERIINLIKTCWEEDRQLFAFGNGGSASNVSHFITDLGKSASDCMGKRFRCHSLNESISWITALGNDYAYEDVYVQQLHNYAQPGDLVLTLSVSGNSPNVVKAVHWAKEHGLKTVALVGGKGGRLAAIADEVIIVQDEHYGRVEDAQMTICHMLCYGFIDTV
- a CDS encoding sulfite oxidase-like oxidoreductase, which produces MDTNTPSEQTDKLDRIVEARMKLKRRFEEKIAQTPSMIDETPRGTGPLNRHGMPTVPIGQTVTAKWPVLDLGYQPNIPLDKWQLNIDGEVNNPVRLKWDDLMALPQVEDTSDFHCVTTWSRLNVPWVGVRFMDLAALAEPKETATHVMCYGYDGYSTNLSLEEALKLDVLLVHTADGQPLAREHGGPLRMITPQLYAWKGSKWIKRIEFLTKNQLGFWEERGYSNTAYPWRNDRYS